Part of the Anopheles coluzzii chromosome 3, AcolN3, whole genome shotgun sequence genome is shown below.
TAGCTTGAAAGAGCTACAGACAAGCCTTGAGCTTAGTGGAAGTGGCCCAGTCGACACGGCCAGCCATTCGGACGCAACAAAGCGCAGCTAGGAACTGCTACCGGCAGATTGTGCAAATTTCGTTCGTAACGCTTAGAGTTCATGTATTGATTGTTCATAGTTGTTAGTTCAATAAATTACAACCGCCCGGCTAGCGGCTGCTCAGAGCAACTGAAGAAACTGAGCTGAGATGTGTGAGGGCCTTCCATGCTCTACTGCATGCGCATGCCGAGGTACAGCGGCTCGTTGGCGTATATCCGGCGGGCGATAAAGTAGTCCCGGGCGATCCGGAACAGGGTGAAAAAGTTGATCAGCAACAGAAACGCCACCGAGAGCACGTTTTGCCACTCCGGGGTGAGCGCAAATATGGCCAGCTGCAGCACTATCAGCAGCATCTGCACAGCGAACAGTGTCAGATAGATCACGATATGGTTGCTGAAAATGGCCTGCAAAAGAGggcagaaagaaaaagaaaccattCGCGGATTAGCTTGGCACAACTTCGTGACATTGTGGCACCACTTACGTAAAATCTATAATGGCTAGTGTTGGCCGGTACGGCCGATGTGCAGTAGCCCACCGACCGGTACACCTCGCCCATGTGCCGCACGTACGTCCCGTGCGGGTAGATGTTCGTCTTCGACCACGTGTACGTCGGCACGCTGTTCGACCGATTGCTAACCCGCTGCCACTGGCCGAGGTGCAGTGCGGCCCGGTGAAACACGTCACAGTACCGCATCGGGAAGCAGTACGTGACGCACATGGTCAGCCCGCCGATAAACACGCACGCCAGATGCTGCGTGGTCCAGAAGTTGTTGTAGTACAGATGCTTCGAGGCCAGCACGCACGGCACGAAGCCGGCGTAGTACGCGTTCAGCAGCGAGGTAAAGACGATCTGCTTGCAGCGTGCGTTAAAGTCCGTCCGCAGTGCGTCGATCTCGGTCCGGATGGCGCCCGCACTGGAGGAGCAGCTGTGCAGCGGCATCCCGTTGATGCAGTTCGGCTCGGTGTCGACGATCGTGCGCAGAAACTGCTCCAGATTGAGGCCGAATATCATCAGGTACAGTACCAGCGGGTAGCTCAGCACGAACAGATGGATGTAGCTCGCCTTCTGGTAGATCTGTGTGCCGCAGCCAACGAAGGACGCGAGCACAAACGCAAGGAACGTGTACTTGGCCACCTTTTTGCTTACGTCCGCGTACGCTTCCGGGCAGTTGGCATCGATGCACCTCAGGATGCAGCAGTACAGGAGCCGCCGGCTCGCCATAATGTCGATGAAGATGGCTAAATCCCAGTCGATAAGGTAAAAGTTCTACAAAACACATGAAGTCCATTTTAATCGCATTCTTCAATTCAACACAAAAACTAATCTTACCACCGCCTGCCGGTTGTACGAATTCGGCAACCACCAGACGGACCGGTACaggtgcaaaaactgtgtcgCACTGGCGATGATGGTGAAGCCGAATATGAACAGCTCGTTCATCAGCTCCGAGCTTTGCTCCGTGTTCGGGTACGGCACGTGCTTGGGGAACGGTGTGTACATGGCACTTCCGTCCTCCTCGCCGTTACTGTCCGGATTGTTGCTGCGTTGCTGCGCACCGGCAGCGCCACTTGCCGCCAGCGCCTGGGACCCTGCATAATGTCCCGCCGTCGACGCAGGATGTCCCCGGTGCAGTCTTCTAATCGTAACAGTCATGGTGTGGAGTGCTTTTTTACGGTTGTTTTTTAGTAGTACTCCTCTAATGTACCATCGGGAAGGAACGGTCCGGAATGATTTACTTTTACTGAGCAAAAGATTGAACTCCAATTTCAGTGAAAACACCCCATCTGCGACTTTTAAAACGATGCAATTGATAATGCTAAAAAATATGCGAAATTAATCCGATCCGGGAACCACCGCCGGAACACGCAActgtgtattgttttgttctgtccggaaataaaacgtaaaaaaacgCTGCCCCTTTGTTGTGACAGctgcaactgtcaaaaacgTCGCTCCCGCCCGTCGTCAAGTGCCAACTaggttatttgtttttctcccaAAAACGGTCCTTTTCTTTCAGTTTTGCCACGGTTCCCGTGCTGTgttctttagtttttttttttgcaatcccATTCCTCCTCCACACCCTCatatttttctcttctcccACAGCACAATGGTGCCGCACATCATTTACGGCATCATCTTTGTGATGCTGTTTTTCTTCACCATCTTCCCGACGGCCGAGATGGAATCGGTCGGGCTGACGGTGGACCATCTCTGCTCGCGCTACCTGTCCGCCGACACGGACTACGTGATGTACCAGCTAAAATCGACCAGCGTGAAGCTGCTGATCCACTCGGCCATGCCGTTCATCTACGTCCT
Proteins encoded:
- the LOC120955713 gene encoding transmembrane protein 39A-A, whose amino-acid sequence is MTVTIRRLHRGHPASTAGHYAGSQALAASGAAGAQQRSNNPDSNGEEDGSAMYTPFPKHVPYPNTEQSSELMNELFIFGFTIIASATQFLHLYRSVWWLPNSYNRQAVNFYLIDWDLAIFIDIMASRRLLYCCILRCIDANCPEAYADVSKKVAKYTFLAFVLASFVGCGTQIYQKASYIHLFVLSYPLVLYLMIFGLNLEQFLRTIVDTEPNCINGMPLHSCSSSAGAIRTEIDALRTDFNARCKQIVFTSLLNAYYAGFVPCVLASKHLYYNNFWTTQHLACVFIGGLTMCVTYCFPMRYCDVFHRAALHLGQWQRVSNRSNSVPTYTWSKTNIYPHGTYVRHMGEVYRSVGYCTSAVPANTSHYRFYAIFSNHIVIYLTLFAVQMLLIVLQLAIFALTPEWQNVLSVAFLLLINFFTLFRIARDYFIARRIYANEPLYLGMRMQ